aaagggaaggtgcaaagagacctgggtttcatggtacatcagtcattgaagataggcatgcaggtacagcaggcagtaaagaaagcaaatggcatgctggccttcatagcgaggagatttgagtataagagcagagaagtcttattgcagttgtacaaggccttggtgagaccacaccttgagtattgtgtgcagttttggtctcctaatctgaggaaggacgtgcttgctattgagggagtacagcgaaggttcaccagaccgatcacgggacggcaggactgacatacaaggaaagactggatcggctaggcttatactcactggaatttagaagaatgagaagggatatcttagaaatttataaaattctgacgggactggacatgttagatgcaggtagaatgttcctgatgttggggaagtccagaaccagaggttatggtctaaagataaggggtaagccatgtaggaccgagatgaggagaaactttttcacccagagagttgagaacctgtggaattctctaccacagaaagttgttcagtccagttcattagattatattcaaaagggagttagatgtggcctttatggctaaagggatcagggggtatggagagaaggcaggggtggagcactgaggttgcatgatcagccatgatcatattgaatggtggtgcaggctcgaagggccgaatggcctgctcctgcacctattttctgtgtttctatgtttgaggCCGAACCTGTATTTTATAGAGGTCCATCATAATATCCAtgttttgtaatctatgcctctatgatgcccaggatcctgtaagcatttttaaactgctttctcaacctgccttgcccccttcaacgatttgtgcacatagacccctaggtctctctgttcatgtaccccctttaaaaatgtaccctttagtttatattgccgctcctcattcttcctaccaaaatgtatcacttcaaacctttgtgttaaatttcatctgccacgtgtctgtccatttcaccaacctgtctgtgtcctcctgtagTCTATCACCATCCCCTCACCATTCACTGGactgtgtccacccatttcaccaacatgtctgtgtcctcctgtagtctatcaccatcccctcaccattcactgtactgtgtccacccatttcaccaacatgtctgtgtcctcctgtagtctatcaccatcccctcaccattcactgtactgtgtccacccatttcaccaacctgtctgtgtcctcctgaagtctatcaccatcctcttcaccattcactgtactgtgtccacccatttcaccaacctgtctgtgtcctcctgtagtctatcaccatcccctcaccattcactgtactgtgtccacccatttcaccaacctgtctgtgtcctcctgaagtctatcaccatcctcttcaccattcactgtactgtgtccacccatttcaccaacaTGTCTGTGTCCTccagaagtctatcaccatcccctcaccattcattatacttccaagttttgatccATCtacagatttggaaattgtgccctgtacacccaggtcTGTGTCATTAATAttgatcaggaaaagcagtggccccagtaccgagccctggggaacaccaccgtgTACCTTcctacagtctgaaaaacaacctttcCCCACAATGCTCTGTTTCCTCTCACTTAACCAACtgagtatccatgctgccactgtcccttttattccatgggcttcgattttgctggtattggtaacacgcctgggatcatagcaaggggatttgagtacaggggcagggaggtgttactgcagttgtacagggccttggtgaggccacacctggagtactgtgtacagttttggtctcctaacttgaggaaggacattcttgctattgagagagtgcagcgaaggttaaccagactgattcccgggatggcgggactgacctatcaagaaagactggatcaactggacttgtattcactggagttcagaagaatgagaggggatctcatagaaacgtttaaaattctgactggtttagagaggttagatgcaggaagaatgttcccaatgttggggaagtccagaaccaggggtcacggtctaaggataaggggaaagccatttaggaccgagatgaggagaaacttcttcacccagagagtgatgaacctgtggaaatctctaccacagaaagttgttgaggccaattcactaaatatattcaaaaaggagttagatgtagtccttactactagggggatcaaggggtatggcgagaaagcaggaatggggtactgaagttgcatgttcagccatgaactcattgaatggcggtgcaggctcgaagggctgaatggcctactcctgcacctattttctatgtttctatgactaaacacaaaacccagtctgttgatcactttcagctactggacttagcttgTGCCCCAGAGCATCTCttccaccttcaatgtgtgaatagagcatcatgcctgcaaagctggtttaagtttatatccacgcaGCAAATATATTTAAGAAAAGTCTGTTGGCCGATGAGAAACTGTTCAGGTGCCAGCATGCTGCTGGTTTgcctggcattttgcctgtaatgggaaataactgaacatttctcccagtgtaacttttgctgtaatgaaatgtgtttttaacaagcctcacgtccttgctcatgtctgctgcagttgTGTAGAAAGggaatgtgtgaagtgatggtgtttgtatggagatgtgaaacaaggaaacggtatctctgtgtgtgacagtgacgcagccttgtggtcacagggagAACcaggcaccgatatccttgtggttatggtttgagcaggtcaGTTCACCAATGCTCGAGCTAAGGGGTGCCAGGGATCGGCAGCAGCAGCAGTAAAtacaatctaaatgtaaattctgatgtagtttatcttcatttattcctattttaatagcttttgctgaatgtggcccatacCAAGtgtcaggatattggatcaggcccaccatagaaaatgagtttgacacccctgaggtagacaatgtcaaccggattcccctatccaccaacctaacaacttctttacaaactcaagctagtttgtaagacatgaccttttttactggaatccgtgttcagtatctctaatggcttCTTCCCTTAccccatgatcgaaaacagcatctctcgGGATCCCTTCAAGTATCTTCCCGGTGATCGAGGTCacattgatgggccttcagttcccgagctctgatTTGTGCCTAATTTGCAAAATGGAAACTACGTGTGCTGCCTtccatctcagggaacaacccatgactctactgagctgttggagatatgggcaaggggctgacagagcacccgtcccatctctttaaacacccttgggtggataacatccgcaccttacacctgtcaagattaacccgcacggtgactttgctgtcagtgaagagagatgaaaaagaccaaagtgccgtttgcccctctcagtgtggccctgaaggactgtgtccaggctgaagttctccccccatacaatcctccccccagattgtcctctctgagatccagccaggtgatgctaaatacTCGGGCGGGAAAGTCAAAAATCTACagaaatgtgttgaaagcaactctaatttatttatatatatcctAAATATCAAATTccaatccagttacaggagttattaacatcagcggaaacaaacccctactttcagaatgaacacgattcagcccgggatgtgattaacagcagcaataacagcagaatcccacccctgcagtcacttgtgatctcgcttgtgtgtcagcaggtgggatgatcgagtgaatccctccccacactctgagcaggtgaacggcctctccacaatgtgaactcgctggtgtgagaGTAGGCTGGATGTctcagtgaattccttcccacaatcggagcaggtgcacagcctctccccagtgtgaactcgctggtgtttcagcaggttggatgactgagtgaatcccttcccacactcagagcaggtgaacggcctctccccagtgtgacctcgctggtgtatcagcaggttggatgactgagtgaatcccttcccacactcagagcacgtgaacggcctctccccagtgtgacctcgctggtgtatcagcaggttggatgactcagtgaatcccttcccacactcagagcaggtgaacggcctctccccagtgtgaactcgctggtgtgtcagcaggtgggatgatgtagtgaatcccttcccacactcagagcaggtgaacggcctctctccagtgtgaactcgctggtgtgtcagcaggtgggatgatgcagtgaatcccttcccacactcagagcaggtgaacggcctctccccagtgtgaactcgctggtgttccagcaggctggatgaccgagtgaatcccttcccgcagtcggaacaggtgaacggcctctccccagtgtgaactcgctggtgtatcagcaggttggatgactgagtgaatcttttcccacattcagagcaggtgaacggcctctccccagtgtgaactcgctggtgtctcagcaggtcggaagatgtagtgaatcccttcctgcagtcggagcaggtgaacggcctctccccagtgtgaccccgccgatgtgtttccagctgggacgggcatttgaaacgtttcccacaatccccacatttacacagtttctccccagtgtgactgcgcttgtgtctctccaggttggatgataggctgaagccttgtccacacacagagcatgtgtatcgtttctccccgctgtgaacagtgttttctgcttccatggtcaaaggccgatgatattcaggtcccgatgattcGAGTGGccgtcagatcttaatgtgatgtttggtttgagcctccggtcgacaaatcctccccgtttaataccctgtaaaatgaatttcaaacaggaaaaaggttgGGTGAAAGAAAACCCACAAAAACactaaggcaggttgtgaaattgagctgaatgaacctggctatttgtgcggccatcagcagaaaaaaagtgaccatgacagctgtcggattgtcataaaaacccaactggtcactgatgtccttcagggacgggaacccaccacctggtctgggcctacacaagactctggcctcgatggatagagggagaggtgggtggggtgaaggggagggactttatacatctgcaactcgaccagaacattgacagaacctcccaaacccacaatctctccCACTTAGATGGACCAAGGCACCAGGTGcttgggaaatccatcacctccaagttcccctccaagtctcccaccatcctgacttgggcatatatcaccgttcctacattgtcactgggtgaaaatcctggaactcctcacctaacagcattgtgggaggaccgtcaccacacggactgctgcggttcgagaagaaggcccaccatcaccttgtcaaggggcaaatggaaattggaaatatattctggccttactagcgacacccacatcccaagaatggattaaaacaaatctaTACATTGAAAGCCTCTACAGATGTACTTGTTCCTAAACCAATACTCTTCCACATTGTGCGGAACCTAGTGTCTGTTTcgcaacctaatctcccctagaatccaccgccgttgacagtctctcatcggaaattgttgggtacccgactgggctcagaggtactggggattaaacccagcagcttctaacccccctcccccgccctcacccctccctctccactccagctcaaactgatgcaacaaacagacccacacaggaggccagggagcgacttccgcatccagcgcccaccctgatacagagcggctctggattggttgCTCTGTgcttccagtatcgatgcacttaagatcagcaaatgagggagaagggaagaggctTATTCTaatagagttagaaacatagaatcagagaatggttacagcatggaagtagaccatttggcccatcgagcccgtgccagttctctgcaagagcacctcagccagttccactcccccgctcttaccccacagccctgcaactgtttttctttcaggcacttatccaactcccttttgaaagccgtgattgagtctgcctccaccaccctttcaggccgtgcattccagatattaaccactcgctatgcaaaaaggttttttcttgtgtcgcctttggttcttttgcccatcaccttaaatctgtgtcctctggtcctcaaccattcaataagatcatggctgatccgatcatggactcagttccacttccctgcccactccacataaacctttactcccatatcgctcaaaaatctgtctatctccaccttaaatatattcaatgacccagcctccacagctctccggggcagagaattccacagatttacaacactcaagagaagaaattccccctcatctaagttttaaatgggcaaccccttattctgaaactatgccccctggttcaagattcccctatgagtggaaacatcctctctgcatctaccttgtcaagccccctcagtatcttttatgtttcaataagatcacttctcattcttctgaactccaatgtgtataggcccaaactactcaacctttcttcataggtcaaccccctcatctcaggaatcaacctagtgaaccttctctgaactgcctccaatgaaagtatatccttccttaaacactgagaccaaaactgaacgcagtactccaggtgtggcctcat
This genomic window from Pristiophorus japonicus isolate sPriJap1 unplaced genomic scaffold, sPriJap1.hap1 HAP1_SCAFFOLD_512, whole genome shotgun sequence contains:
- the LOC139253801 gene encoding zinc finger protein 432-like, yielding MEAENTVHSGEKRYTCSVCGQGFSLSSNLERHKRSHTGEKLCKCGDCGKRFKCPSQLETHRRGHTGERPFTCSDCRKGFTTSSDLLRHQRVHTGERPFTCSECGKRFTQSSNLLIHQRVHTGERPFTCSDCGKGFTRSSSLLEHQRVHTGERPFTCSECGKGFTASSHLLTHQRVHTGERPFTCSECGKGFTTSSHLLTHQRVHTGERPFTCSECGKGFTESSNLLIHQRGHTGERPFTCSECGKGFTQSSNLLIHQRGHTGERPFTCSECGKGFTQSSNLLKHQRVHTGERLCTCSDCGKEFTETSSLLSHQRVHIVERPFTCSECGEGFTRSSHLLTHKRDHK